In the Deltaproteobacteria bacterium genome, GATCGATGGTTTCCTTAGTGCGCGGCCAGGTCGAATTGGCCAGCGGCAGATTCGCCGACCATAGGATGCGATCGGCGCCAATGTAATCGGTGAACGGCGCGACCGGATCGTACCAAGAATTAAAAAAGCACTGGCGCTTGAACATTTGCAGAGGCGTGAGGTCGTAGCCTTCGCGGTGAAGGCCGTCATGTTCGAATTGATGATCGGCCCATTCTAAATAGAGCATGCCCCAACTGAGCGCACTCTCGGCTAACACCAAGCGCAGTTTCGGGTGGCGCAGCAAGACCCGCGAAAACGAGTAAAGCGAAATAACGAACACGCTCGACACCGGCTTGGTCGCCGCGTCGACCGCCGCGGCCAGCGCCGGCTTCATCTTCGGCGGCAGCGGTGATTGTAATTCCGGCGAGCCGCCGGCGTGGAGACAGACCGGCACGTTCAATTCTTCGCACACCGACCAGAGCGGGTCATATTCCGGACCGCTGATATGCGGAACGTTGCGCAGATGCATGGGCAAGGACGGCAAGATCACGCCGCGATGACCGCGCGCAACCGCGCGCTTGATCTCGGCGATCGCCGCTTCCACCGGCCAGATCGGCACCAGACACTGCGGAATGAAACGCTTGCTGGCGCTGGCCCATTCGTCGATCAGCCAATCGTTGTAAGCTTGCACGCAGGCGATCTCCAACTCGGAATCTTGCAAGCGGCCAAACGTCTCGCCCGCCAAACCAGCCACGGTCGGGTAGAGAACAGAATAATCGATGCCCGCCGAGTCCATCGCCTTCAACCGTTCGGAAGGCGTGTACGCCGGCGCCGGCACGTCGGCCCAGCGTTTGGGATCTTCATTGCGATCCGCCATCAAGGCGCCAGCCCGCGCACTGCGGCCGTCGAGAAGCATTTGGCCGTCGACGAACCATTGCTCGCTGCCATCCTTCGCTTTGACTAAATG is a window encoding:
- a CDS encoding amidohydrolase; protein product: MHLKYGFISVDDHVQETPKLWINRVEKKFADRVPHLVKAKDGSEQWFVDGQMLLDGRSARAGALMADRNEDPKRWADVPAPAYTPSERLKAMDSAGIDYSVLYPTVAGLAGETFGRLQDSELEIACVQAYNDWLIDEWASASKRFIPQCLVPIWPVEAAIAEIKRAVARGHRGVILPSLPMHLRNVPHISGPEYDPLWSVCEELNVPVCLHAGGSPELQSPLPPKMKPALAAAVDAATKPVSSVFVISLYSFSRVLLRHPKLRLVLAESALSWGMLYLEWADHQFEHDGLHREGYDLTPLQMFKRQCFFNSWYDPVAPFTDYIGADRILWSANLPLANSTWPRTKETIDHCFKGVSAEARERVLWKNAAELYRL